The Polynucleobacter sp. VK25 genome segment CTAGGTCTAGCCGCAATGAGTGGTGATCATCGCCTTGCAAAAATTGAAGTACTTCATAACAAGCCCAGAATCGGTATTTGCAAAACATCCAACTGGTCTGCTGCACAAAAAGAGGCAGCAACTGCTCTTGCGGTAGCGCGTCATGCTGCTGAAATCATCGCCAAAGGCACGGTAGATGATTTCAGCTTGCCAATGGCATGTGATGACCTTACTCAAGCCCAGAGTCGGATCATGCTTTCTGAAATGTCCCGCAGCTTGTTATTTGAACGCATACATTATGCAAAGAAACTAAGTCCCCAACTGATTAAACAGCTTAGCGATGGAGCGACCATCAGTTACGAACAATATGCAAAAGACCTGCTACTTGCCAATCATGCAAAAACTGCTGTTGCTGAATTATTTACCAATGAGATTGATATATTGATTGCACCTAGTGCGGCTGGTGAAGCTCCCAGCATGAGAGATGGAACCGGAGATCCTATTTTCTGCCGCGGATGGACTCTGCTGGGCTTGCCGTGCATCAACATCAACGTCGCCAGCGGGCCTAATGGGCTACCGGTTGGAGTCCAGCTTATTACTGGTCCAGGCAAAGATCATTTCTTGCTAAGTGCAGCACGGTCATTTGCGCTTGCATTGCCTGACCCCACTTTGCGAGATCAGGCATAGCAATCTTACTAATCGAGTGTAATGTTTGCCGCTTTAATCGCCTTGCTCCAGAAAGGAATCTCTTTCTTAACCAATGCATCCGTTTGATTTGGACCTAAGTAACGCAGCTCAACACCCGCTGCATCTGCTCGCTCCTTAATCTCTGGCAACGCTAAGCTCTGCTTAACTGAATCTGTCAACTTGGAAACCACAGGTGCTGGTGTGCCAGCAGGTGCATATAAGGCAACCCAAGATTCCAGCTGAAATGATGGCAGACCAGCCTCCGCAGTAGTCGGTACATTTGGCATCCCAGGGTGACGGTTCTTGCCGGTCACAGCTAAGCCCTTGAGCTTGCCGCTTTGAACATGCTGCATTACTGAGGGTGGCGTACTGATAAAGACCTGCACCTGCCCTGCCAATACATCCTGAATCGCTGGACCAGATCCTTTGTAGGGAACGTGCACCATATCCACACCAGTAGTTTGTTTGAAAATTTCTGTACCAATATGGGACACGGATCCATTCCCCTGGGAGGCGTAATTGAGCTTGCCTGGATTTGCTTTGGCGTACGCAATAAATTCCTTAAGGTTATTTACCGGTACAGAAGGATGCACTGCAATGACATTGGTGGAAATCGTTAGCAAGGCAATGGGAGAAAAATCTCTAATCGGATCCCAAGGTAACTTATCGAATAAAGCGGGATTGCCAACGTGGTATCCGGAGTAAGAGATTAACAAGGTATAGCCATCTGGCTTTGCTTTAGCAACATACTGATAAGCAGTATTGCCGCTTGCACCCGGTTTGTTATCCACAACCACTGGCTGACCGATTACACGAGTTAAGGGCTCGCTCAATAAACGGGCTGAGGTATCTACCAGTCCGCCAGGTGGATTCGGTACTACCAGGGTAATAGGTCGATCGGGAAATGACTGTGCCAACGCTAAACTTGCGATACCCAAAGTCAAAACCGTAAGCGCACTACGAATGGCTGAAATTTTTTTCATTACTGTCTCCAAGCTAGTATTTTTTAAAGTTTATCGCTGCCCAATTTTTACATCACCAAAAACTGCCTGCGCTTCACGCGGCAAACAACGCCAATAACGTTCATTTGCAGTAACGGTGCCCTTCAATGTAGCCGCCGCCTCCCATGCCCATCGTGGTTTATATAGAAATGCTCTAGCCATAGCAATGAGATCCGCATCACCAGCCTGCAAAATATCTTCCGCTTGCTGAGGTTCGGTAATCAATCCTACTGTCATCGTTGGTAAACCAGATTGGTCTTTGACAATCTTTGCGAATTGCACTTGATAATTTGGTCCAATAGCAATCTTCTGTTTAGGTGAAATACCACCAGAAGAAATATGCACAAAATCACATCCCAATGGTTTAAGTTGTTTTGCGAAATTAGCTGTTTCTTCGGGAGTCCAACCACCCTCTATCCAGTCGCTTGCTGAAATTCGGATACCAAGTACACCTTGATAGGCTGCTCGCACGGCGGCAAAAAGCTCTAAAGGAAAGCGAATTCGATTTTCAAATGAGCCGCCGTATTCATCGGCACGCTGATTAGCAATTGGGGATAAAAATTGGTGTAATAAGTAACCATGTGCACCATGAAGCTCAATACCATCAATTCCAATTCGGCTGGCTCTCTTTGCTGATGAAACAAAATCATCAATCAGTTTTTTTAACTCCTCTTTCGATAACTCATGAGGCAGTCGCTCACCATCTAATTGTGGAATTGCTGAAGGGGCTAAAGTTTCCCAGCCACCTTGATCTTGTGAAAGTAATTGACCGCCATCCCAAGGTGTAGCACTAGAAGCTTTTCGTCCGGCATGGGCTAACTGAATAAAAACTGGCACTGCAGGAGCTAAAGCACGTGCACGACTTAATTTATCTTTTAATGCCGCTTCTGTACGGTCATCCCAAAGTCCTAAACAGGCTGGCGTAATCCGAGCTTCTGGGCTTACCCCGGTAGCCTCAATAATGAATAATGCGGCACCACTATTCAGTAAGTTACCCCAGTGCATCAGATGCCAGTCAGTTGCCTCGCCTTTATTGGCCGAATATTGGCACATAGGAGCAACCACAATGCGATTGGCTAGCTCTAAAGACCCCTTAGGAGAGCCAAGGGTGTAATTTGAAAATAAAAGACTCATGGAATACCTTAAAAAGCCCAAAAATAGGTCGAAAAATACGAAAATTGTCGTAAAGCGATAGAATACTTAAAAATCAGAATAAATGAGACAGCGAAGACGCGCAGGCTATTAAGCTGGGCGACTTTATTACCAAAAACCTTAAAAATACTCACCACAAGAGATTATGAACACACCTCAAGCCTTTGAATCAAAAGAAGATATTGGCCACTTTGTTGGCGGCAATGTAGTTAACCCTAAAGATGGGCGCTTTGCTGATGTATACAACCCGACCAAAGGAACTGTAGCTCGCCGTGTTGCGCTTGCTAGCCGCAAAGAGGTTGATGCAGTTGTAGCCAATGCCCAAACTGCCTTTGCCTCATGGAGCCAAACCTCCCCATTGCGCCGCGCACGCATCATGTTCAAGTATCTTGAATTATTAAACGCCCATCGCGATGAGCTTGCTGCCATCATTACAGCCGAGCATGGCAAGGTATTTACTGATGCCCAAGGCGAAGTGACACGCGGCATTGAGATTGTGGAATTTGCTACTGGCATTCCTGAGCTACTTAAAGGCGACTACACAGAGCAAGTATCGACCGGTATCGACAACTGGGTTATGCGTCAACCTCTAGGTGTAGTTGCTGGTATCACCCCATTTAACTTCCCAGTAATGGTGCCAATGTGGATGTTCCCTGTGGCAATTGCTTGTGGCAATACTTTCATTCTTAAACCTAGCCCTACAGATCCTTCCGCCTCATTATTTATGGCTAAACTTCTTAAAGAAGCAGGCTTGCCTGATGGCGTGTTTAACGTGGTGCAAGGTGACAAAGAGGCGGTTGATGCCTTAATTGAAAATCCGGACGTTAAAGCGGTGAGCTTTGTAGGCTCTACTCCAATCGCCAATTACATCTATGAGCGTTGCTCGCACTTTGGTAAGCGCTCTCAAGCTTTGGGTGGCGCCAAGAACCACATGGTCATCATGCCGGATGCTGATATTGATAAAGCTATTGATGCCTTGGTTGGTGCTGCCTATGGCTCTGCTGGTGAGCGTTGCATGGCAATTTCAGTAGCGGTATTGGTTGGTGATGTGGCTGAAAAAATCATGCCTAAACTGATCGAGCGCACTAAGACTCTAAAAGTCAAAAATGGCATGGAACTTGATGCTGAAATGGGTCCTATCGTTACTAAAGCAGCACTGGAGCGTATTACTGGCTATATTGATGCTGGCGTAGCTTCGGGTGCAAAACTGCTTGTTGATGGTCGTGGATTTAAGGTGCCTGGTAACGAGAATGGCTTCTTTATTGGCGGGACATTATTTGATAACGTCACACCAGATATGAAGATCTATTTAGAAGAAATCTTTGGACCAGTGTTATCTTGCTTGCGTGTTGCCAACTTTACCGATGCCCTCAATTTAGTTAACTCCTGTGAGTTCGGTAATGGCGTTGCCTGCTTTACGAGTGATGGCAATATTGCCCGTGAATTTGCCCGCCGTGTTCAGGTAGGCATGGTTGGTATCAACGTACCTATTCCGGTTCCAATGGCCTGGCACGGCTTTGGTGGTTGGAAAAAGTCCATCTTTGGTGATATGCATGCATACGGTAAAGAAGGTGTGCGCTTCTATACCAAGCAGAAGAGTGTCATGCAGCGCTGGCCTGAGAGCATCGCTAAGGGCGCAGAGTTTGTGATGCCGACGTCCAAGTAATACCTGGCAACATTAGGCAAAAAAGCGATCTTCGGATCGCTTTTTTATTCAGTGTAATTAACGAGTTTTATTATTGGAGCGTATTTTTCAAAGCAGGAATCATAGGCATAGATAAGACATCAATACCCTCTTCTCTTAAAGCCTCTGCTTCATCTATAGTGGTCTGACCCCGAATGCTTCTCTCAGGCGATTCTTTATAGTGAATCTTCCGAGCTTCGTCAGCAAAAGAATTGCCTACATCTTCAGAGCGTCCCATTAACTCGCGCATCCCTTTTAAGAAGGCGGCTTGAACTTGCGCCTCTAGCTGGGAATGATCACTACCAGTAAGCGCAACTACTCCGCCACTTAAGTTTTCAGACTGTGCTTTAGGTAATGCCAACTCCGTTGAGGACGATTTACCAATATGTGGAGCTGATGGCATGCGGGTAATTTCTGTACTGTCGCATACCGGACAAGCAAGCATTCCCTTGTCTTGCTGAGCAAGGCAATCCTCTTCGGAGGCAAACCAACCTTCAAAACGATGGTCTAAGGGGCACGCTAAGTTATAAACTTTCATGATACGTATATGTGGGCAAAAACGATAAATTCAATACCCCCATTTTAATCGGGTTTGAGGTTGACCTACTTGATTGGACTTGGCTCCACTAAGCCCCTGCGGTAACGATCTAGCCAGTAGGCTGAAATAGTGGTCTTAACGTCTGTAATCTCACCACCCTCAACCCATGCGATTAGTTGCTCCAAAGGGGCGGCAAATACATCTAAAAACTCTTCATCATCCAGATGGCTTTTTCCGGGAACCAGCTCTTCAGCTAAATAGATATCGATGAACTCCGTTGAGTACGATATAACTGGATGGATGCGACGTACATAACTCCATTTTTTTGCCGTATACCCAGTCTCTTCCTCAAGTTCTCGTTGTGCACAAACCAAATGATCTTCGCTCGGATCCAATTTTCCCGCAGGAATTTCTATGCAAGCTTTTGCAATGGGATAGCGATACTGCCTTTCAAGAAGCACCCTGCCATCATCCAAAATTGCAATAATAGCCACCGCACCTGGATGAGTTAAATATTCGCGTATCGCTTCCTCACCATCTGGCAGTGAAACTTTGTCCCGCTTCATATTTAAGAAGATGCCGCCATAAATATCTTCGCCTGATAGACGCTCTTCGCGCAAATGTTTATCACCGGCCGGTAGGTCTTTAAACGATTTTTCAGTCACGGATATGCTCTCTAGGGATTAAAGATACTGCATCATACAAAATGGTCATGTCATTTCAATGTCATAAACAATAAAGGCCCCTTACGGAGCCTTTATCAAGACATTGCTTCGCACTAGGACCCAAGTAAGGTACGACGCATTGCATCCAAGCAGAGACTCATTAGGCCTGCAGGAACAATACCAATAGCCAA includes the following:
- a CDS encoding CoA-acylating methylmalonate-semialdehyde dehydrogenase gives rise to the protein MNTPQAFESKEDIGHFVGGNVVNPKDGRFADVYNPTKGTVARRVALASRKEVDAVVANAQTAFASWSQTSPLRRARIMFKYLELLNAHRDELAAIITAEHGKVFTDAQGEVTRGIEIVEFATGIPELLKGDYTEQVSTGIDNWVMRQPLGVVAGITPFNFPVMVPMWMFPVAIACGNTFILKPSPTDPSASLFMAKLLKEAGLPDGVFNVVQGDKEAVDALIENPDVKAVSFVGSTPIANYIYERCSHFGKRSQALGGAKNHMVIMPDADIDKAIDALVGAAYGSAGERCMAISVAVLVGDVAEKIMPKLIERTKTLKVKNGMELDAEMGPIVTKAALERITGYIDAGVASGAKLLVDGRGFKVPGNENGFFIGGTLFDNVTPDMKIYLEEIFGPVLSCLRVANFTDALNLVNSCEFGNGVACFTSDGNIAREFARRVQVGMVGINVPIPVPMAWHGFGGWKKSIFGDMHAYGKEGVRFYTKQKSVMQRWPESIAKGAEFVMPTSK
- a CDS encoding NADH:flavin oxidoreductase/NADH oxidase yields the protein MSLLFSNYTLGSPKGSLELANRIVVAPMCQYSANKGEATDWHLMHWGNLLNSGAALFIIEATGVSPEARITPACLGLWDDRTEAALKDKLSRARALAPAVPVFIQLAHAGRKASSATPWDGGQLLSQDQGGWETLAPSAIPQLDGERLPHELSKEELKKLIDDFVSSAKRASRIGIDGIELHGAHGYLLHQFLSPIANQRADEYGGSFENRIRFPLELFAAVRAAYQGVLGIRISASDWIEGGWTPEETANFAKQLKPLGCDFVHISSGGISPKQKIAIGPNYQVQFAKIVKDQSGLPTMTVGLITEPQQAEDILQAGDADLIAMARAFLYKPRWAWEAAATLKGTVTANERYWRCLPREAQAVFGDVKIGQR
- a CDS encoding tripartite tricarboxylate transporter substrate binding protein; the encoded protein is MKKISAIRSALTVLTLGIASLALAQSFPDRPITLVVPNPPGGLVDTSARLLSEPLTRVIGQPVVVDNKPGASGNTAYQYVAKAKPDGYTLLISYSGYHVGNPALFDKLPWDPIRDFSPIALLTISTNVIAVHPSVPVNNLKEFIAYAKANPGKLNYASQGNGSVSHIGTEIFKQTTGVDMVHVPYKGSGPAIQDVLAGQVQVFISTPPSVMQHVQSGKLKGLAVTGKNRHPGMPNVPTTAEAGLPSFQLESWVALYAPAGTPAPVVSKLTDSVKQSLALPEIKERADAAGVELRYLGPNQTDALVKKEIPFWSKAIKAANITLD
- a CDS encoding NUDIX domain-containing protein; this translates as MTEKSFKDLPAGDKHLREERLSGEDIYGGIFLNMKRDKVSLPDGEEAIREYLTHPGAVAIIAILDDGRVLLERQYRYPIAKACIEIPAGKLDPSEDHLVCAQRELEEETGYTAKKWSYVRRIHPVISYSTEFIDIYLAEELVPGKSHLDDEEFLDVFAAPLEQLIAWVEGGEITDVKTTISAYWLDRYRRGLVEPSPIK
- a CDS encoding amidase, with product MKDLESLSATQAIKALSKREIRATDLLLSCLDRIGQKESLVRAWTSLGKENALSRAKQLDKGAFQGILHGLPIGVKDLYDTYDLPTAYGSPIYANHYPVADAVSVALMRQEGGIILGKTVTTEFASFKGGATTNPYASKHSPGGSSSGSAAAVADFMVPLATGSQTAGSIIRPASFCGVVGFKPSLGKVSIAGVKSLSVTLDTMGCFGRTIEDVGLGLAAMSGDHRLAKIEVLHNKPRIGICKTSNWSAAQKEAATALAVARHAAEIIAKGTVDDFSLPMACDDLTQAQSRIMLSEMSRSLLFERIHYAKKLSPQLIKQLSDGATISYEQYAKDLLLANHAKTAVAELFTNEIDILIAPSAAGEAPSMRDGTGDPIFCRGWTLLGLPCININVASGPNGLPVGVQLITGPGKDHFLLSAARSFALALPDPTLRDQA
- a CDS encoding DUF1178 family protein — translated: MKVYNLACPLDHRFEGWFASEEDCLAQQDKGMLACPVCDSTEITRMPSAPHIGKSSSTELALPKAQSENLSGGVVALTGSDHSQLEAQVQAAFLKGMRELMGRSEDVGNSFADEARKIHYKESPERSIRGQTTIDEAEALREEGIDVLSMPMIPALKNTLQ